The DNA window TTCCTCGGCCCACTGCGCCGTGGGAAGCACCACGTCGGCGAGTTCCGCCGTCTCCGACATGAAGAAGTCACCGACTACCAGGAAGTCCAGGGAGCGAAGTTTCGCCTCCACGTTCAGGACGTTCGGCGCTGACACGACCACGTTGGAGCCGAATACCATGAGCGAGCGAACGGCCCCCTCATGGCCAAGCGAGTCGAGCAGTTCATACGCTGATGGCCCGGGCATCGGCAGTTCCGACTCGGGCACTCCCCACACGTCGGAGACGTGACGGCGAGCCTCGGGATCGGCGAGTAGCCTGTATCCGGGCAGCTGGTCGGACTTCTGTCCATGCTCCCGTCCGCCCTGGCCGTTTCCCTGTCCCGTGAGACAGCCGTATCCGCTGTTCGGCCTGCCGACCAGCCCCAGCCCGAGCGCGATGTTGATGTACGAAAGTGTGTTGTTGACTCCCTGCGCCTGCTGCTCGGCTCCCCTCGCGGTGAGTATCATCGCCGAGGAACGGGACTCGCCCAGCATCCGCGCTGCGCAGACTATCTGCATCTCCGGTACGCCGGTGATGCGCTCGACCCTGTCAGGCCAGTACGATCCCGCACTCGCCTTCGCAAGCTCGAAGTCCGTAGTGTGCTCTCTTATGTAGTCTTCGTCGATCAGCCCTTCGACGATCATGACGTGGAGCAGCCCGTTGGCCAGTGCTGCGTCGGTGCCGGGGGTGAGCTGAAGGTGAAGGTCGGCCTTCTGCGCCGTGGGAGTCAGACGGGGGTCAGCAACTATCAGTCTGCCGCCTGCCGCGCGCTGCCTCTCAAAGTATTGCATTATGGGGGGCATCGTCTCGGCTGCGTTGCTGCCGACGAGCAGGATGGTCTTCGCCCCAGCGATGTCTTCCACTGGGAAGGGAAGTCCCCTGTCGATTCCAAAGGCCCTGATCGAAGCCGCGGCTGCCGAGGACATGCAGAACCGCCCGTTGTAGTCGATGTTGGGTGTCCTGAGGGCGACCCGTGCGAACTTGCCCATCAGGTATGCCTTCTCGTTGGTGAGAGAACCGCCGCCGAACATCCCGACCGACTCGGGGCCGTACTTCGACTGCGATTCCCTGATGGCCGCCTCGATGTGGTCCATCGCAGCTTCCCAGCTCGCCGACCTCAGTTGACCGTCCGAGGTGCGAATCAGGGGGGTGCGCAGCCGTTCGGGGTGGGAGAGCGTCTCCGCCGCAGTCCAGCCCTTTACACACAGAGCGCCCTTGTTGACGGGGAAGGCCTCATTGCCCGTGACGACGGCCTGCTCGAGACTGCCAGAGATGTTCATCCCGCACTGGAAAGCGCAGTATGGGCAGTGGGTGGCCGTGGTCTTCTTTGGTGCTTCGGTCTCTGTGGTCATACTCTGATGCAGGAATAATGCTTCACGTATCAGGGTATGTGAAAAGTTTTACAAAGTTATTTCGCAGAGGTAAAAAGTCTATTACCGACTCGTGAACAAAGTGTTACACAAAGCTGGCCAGCCGCCACTATTCGAAATGCTCTCACTCGATGCGAGCGGTACAATGTAGGTAGAGCTTGAATCGCATCCCACACATGTCTGTATCACCTGACCCACCTGACCAGAGAGTAGAGCAGGGAGGACCCCACCATGTCATGGATACGTGAAGCCGAAGAACGACTGCACCCGGCCAATGTCATCAACGTCATGTCCGTCAACCCCAGTGCGATGAAGGCCGTTAGCAACCTGAACGGCGCCATAACTTTCGGATCGTCTTCGCTCAGTCGAACGCAGGAAGAGGCGATAGCTGCCGTGGTGTCCGTCCAGAACGAGTGCCGATATTGAACGATGTCTCACGGGGCGTTGCTCCGTAACGTCTCGGACGATCCCGAACTGGCGAGTCACGTAATGCACGACTACAGGAACGCCGACCTGGACCCCGTGACCAGGGCCATGCTGGACTTCGCTACCAAGCTCACACGCGAGCCGGCCGCCATGGAAGAGTCCGATGTCATAGCGCTCAGAGATCACGGCCTGACCGACGAGCAGATTCTGTCCGTCGTGCTGATCACATGCACGTTCAACTTCATGACCCGCCTCGCCGATGGCCTCGGAGTCGAGGTCCCCGCCGAACACCAGTCCGAAGTAGAGACCTGGCTCACAAGCCCAGCCAAAGACCAACCCTGGCTCATGAAGGCCAAGGGGTGACTTAGACCCTCAAATATTGAACTGCGGGTCGTCGTAGTCGTGGAGCTTGTTGTAGATCTGGATGCGCCAGCGCTGGGTGTCGGCCACCATCAGCCTGGAGTTGCGACTGTCGAACTCGACCGCTGAGGGCAGTGCGAAGCGCCACTCCGGCTCCAGCGTGTATACGCGGCGTCGCGCCTTGTACACGTCCGGGTTGGAGCGGACATACTCCAGCTGCCACTTCGACAGCTCCTGCGCATCGCCGATGAACGTCGTGACGTATTCGCGGTCGGCGGTGAATGCCTGCACCCTGTGGTTGGCCCAGTCGCACACGTAGATGTCACCGTCCGGGTCGATGGCGACGTCCGACGGGTGATCGAACTCGTAGTCGCCAGAGCCCTTACTGCCCAGCTCGAACATGAACACGGCGTCCGCGTCGAACTTCTGGATGCGGTGGTTCAGGTGGTCGGCGACGTAGATGCAGCCGTCTGCGTCGGTCGTGATGCCCCAGGGAGCCCTGAACTGGCCGGGATCAGACCCTTCGCTGCCCCACTCGGACAGGTAGCGGCCATCGCGACTGAGCTTCTGGACACGGTGGTTCATGGTGTCCACGACCAGCAGGTTGTCGTCTTGGTCGATCGTGATGCCCGACGGCCTGCTGAACTGGACCTCGCCGTCGCCCGACGAACCGAACGAGCGGAGGAACTCGCCGCCTTCCGAGAACACTGATATCCGATCGGTCATGGCATCTGTGACGTAGATGTTGTAGTCCGAGTCGAGCGCGATGCCCGAGGTCCACATCAGCTGCCCGGGTCCTTGTCCAGACTCCCCGATGCGCTGGACCATCTCTTCCTCGCCTGGGTAGAGCCCGACCGTGTACTTCGTTATCCCGCGACCGCCGCCAAGTGCGGACACGACCGCGTACATCTCATTGTCCCGGCCGAACGCCACCGCGAGCGGACCCATAACCTGGTCGCGACCACCCACCACGTGGCTGAAGTCGTAGACTCGTTCTCCAACTATCTTCGTTAGCATCATTGGTCTGATTCCTGGTCCTTGATCTGAATAACCCTCTCTCGCTAAGGACTGGAAGGGGTGTGCAGATCCAGCTATTGCGATTGAAACTCACTCAACTGACCCCCTCTCCCTGGGGGCTGGGAGGGGTAGGTAAACTGGCAATTCGTTCGTCCTGAGCTTGTCGAAGGACATCCCCACCCCCTGGGTCCCAACCTCCGCCGGAACGACGGTCGTATTTCCTAAGCGAACTGGTACTCCCTCGTGGCAACTATCAACTGAAGCAGCTCAGCCACCCGCCGGGCCGAATCCGCCTCGTTGGCGTCGTCCCATGTGAAGTCACCGTTGGTCGAGGCGTGCTCTATCAGCTCCTCGCGGGTCTCGTCCTTCACCACCATGGGACCGAGCAGGTCCAGGCACGTATCGACAGCCGACTCCGGCGACGCGCCCGAGGTCTTCACCCGATCAATGATCGCGCTGACTCCGGGGCGGTCTAACTCTCTGACCATGTCGGCGACGAAGTTGGCGCGCTTCATCAGAGAGCCGCTGTTGATCCACTCGACGCCCGAGTGCCAGCCCTCCACGCTCGGAGGGTTGAGCAGCTCCTGCCCCATGTACGTGATGTGGTTGGAGTAGTCGAATGTCTCGGGACCGGCTAGCTCCGCGCCGCCGACCATCCTCAGCGTGCCGATGACAACCTCGGTCGGGTTCTTGACCTTGGTGAACTGGGCTTCCTTGAAGAAGTCGGAGTTGAACAGCACCCGCAGCGTATGCTCGATGTCGAAGTCCGACTCGGTCAGCGCATTTGCGAGCACCTCGATGGCTGCAGGATCGCGTGGCGGGGTATGCTCCCACGCGGGCACCTGGACTTCGTCGGCGACGAAGAAGCTGTACATGTGCCGGGCGATGAACCTCGCCGTAGCGGGATGCGCCAGCACGATGTCTATGATGTCCTCGCCGTTGAAGTTGCCGGTGTGTCCCAGGAAGTTCTTCTCGCCGTCGTCGTGGTCGTCGGGGCGGTACTCGAAGTACCAGTCCCAGCGTCCCATGTGGAACCGCGGCAGCTTGGGCGTCATCGTCCAGCCCGTGAAGGCGCGAGAGCACTCGTACACGTCCTCTTCGGTGTAGTTGCCGACTCCCATGGTGAAGAGCTCTAGAAGCTCACGGCCCCAGTTCTCGTTGATCGCCGTGGCGTGGTTCTCGTGGTTGTCCAGCCAGAACAGCATCGCGGGATTCCTGGAGACCTTCAGGAGCAGGTCCCGGTACTTGCCGAGTCCCTTCTCGCGGAAGATGTCGATCATGTCGGTGATCTCGTCGTAGTGGTCGACCTTCGATACTCCCGTCGCGAAGATCTGGTGCCAGAAGAGACACATCTTCTCCTGGAGTGGAGTCTCGGTGTTGATCATGCGCCACACCCAGCCGGTCTGGCCGATACCCCCGAGGGTGCCTGGCTTCCACTGGAAGTGGTAGTAGCGTAGGAACTGGTAGATGTCCACCGGCTCGTGAGCCTCGGGATGAAGCAGGTCCTCTACGGTCGCCTCGTAGCCAGCGGCGACTAGACGCTCGAGTTCGTCCCGCGTGGCCCCGAACCCTGCTCTCCGCATGAGGTGTGCCATCTGTGACAATTCGTTGCTGGACATAAGCATGTCTCCTGGTGCGTGATGGTCAGAAATGCCCGCGCGACTGGCAACTGCCCACAGTCACGACGGCCATCAATCGGATTATACCCCGTGACCGCACATTTCCGCACCACGACCGCCTGTACCAGGTCCATACCCGGGAGCGCGGGCGTCCCGCCCGCATCCATCAGCCCCCTCTCCCTTGATGGGCTTACAGGGTAGGTAAACCGACAACTCGTTCGTCCTGAGCTTGTCGAAGGACACCCCCGGCCCCTGGATTCCCGCTTCCGCGGGAATGACGGTTTGTGACACATACCCCTATAAGCCCTTGATGGGATAGGTTCAGGGTGAGGGTGAATCCTAGCCCGCACTCAACTGCCCCCTCTCCCTTGATGGGAGAGGGCTGGGGTGAGGGTGAAAACCCCGCCTGAATCTACCCAGCCACCCGCAGCCTCTGCCGCCTGGCCCCAGCCACCCTCGCAATGTCCCCCTTGACCTCCATGTCGAGCTTCACACAGGTCGTGTACCAGGAAACAGAGCCGAGGTCCGACAGCTGCTCAGGACTGAGCCGCCCCTCGACAAGTCCAGGCAGGTCCCTGAACTCCACGCCCTCAGAGCTGCCGCCGACGATGTCCAGGATGACACCTCTAAGCAGGTCGTACTTCCACTTGTGGATTCGTGTCGGCTTCTTACCCGGAGTGGGCGTCTCGCAGACGACCCTCTCTTCAGCAGCCATCCCTGAACCTCACTCCAGGTAGCTTGTCGCCTCTTTGCCGTTGAGCTTGAGCGTGCTCTTTATGGGCACGGCGGTCTCCACAAGCCTCTCGGCAAAGCAACCCTGCTTCGCGAGGCGAATGACGTAGGCTACCTCTTCCTCGGGAGCGTCCGAGACAACTTCGAACTCGGAGTGGACCTCGGTAACCCCGCTGGTGACCGTTCCAGCCAGCACAGAGCCGGACAGGTAGTAGTCCATTTCAACGTGGACGCGGGCCTTGGTGATCGGGAGTTTTCTCATTGTAGCGTACCGCTTCAACTGGGTTAGCAGTCAAAACCCGATGCCGGAGGTTATGTACGTCAGCGGTGGGGGATAGGCGTCCTCTCCACCCATCCGTTCCGGCTCGTCGCAGTAGATCACGAACTGCTCGCGAGTCCCCTTGTGGAGCATCTTCTCGACGTGCTCGCAGTCGACGGCTATTGTGCGTGGCGTCACCCGCTGCGGGAGTTCGTCACCATGTACTTCGTGTGGAATATCGGTAGTCATGTCGGGTCTCCATTGCTGCGCACCGATGTGCTTGCGGGGATGACCCTATCCTACTTCACTCAGGCTCTCCGAGTGAACGTGTCTCGACCCTTCCACCCGGACAGTGACAATATCCACGTTGTGGTACTTCTGGTGCCGGACACGGTCGGGGTAATGATGCGCCGCAGCACAGAGAGCTTTGCGGTGAGCGCCAACTGGAATACTGCAGAGACGATGATCGTAACGTACGCGGCCACCGCCACCAGCATCCCCATGACCGCCTGAAAGCCGAGTCCTGCCGCGCCGAATAGCCTAGTCCCCAATCCAGTGCTACACTCTACGGCGTTCGACACTCTCCGCCTGATTCACCTGACCCTGGGGGATGACTCATGACTTCCGTTGGCACAGATACCCTCACGTTTGAACTCGCCCAGGACTTCCCCAAGCTTCCCGACGGTGAGGCTTTCGATGTAGTCAGCACTGTCGCTACCGACTCGCGGGACAGGCTCTACGTCTTTCAGAGGACGGATCCCCCCGTGGTCGTCTTCGACAAAGAAGGCAACTATCTGAACGCATGGGGACACGGCGCCTTCAACTCTCCGCACGGCATGAGCATCAGCGACGACGTTGTCTATCTGACCGACCGCGACGACTCCGTCGCCGTGTCATACACCCTGGAGGGCAGGCCACTGTTGGTGATCGGAGAACGCGGCGTTCACTCCGACACAGGATGCGAGGGACCCGGCGACATGGTCCCCCGGGCCGCCGGGCCGTTCAACTATCCCACCGAGATGGTGAAGGGTCCCTCCGGCAGCATCTACGTCTCCGACGGCTACCGAAACAGCAGGATTCACAAGTTCACCGGAGATGGCGAGTTCATCAAGTCCTGGGGAACGCCGGGGAGCTCAGCGCCGGGCGAGTTCCACCTGCCGCACAGCCTGATGGTGGATGCAGACGAGAAGGTCTACGTCTGCGACCGCGCCAATCGCCGCATCCAGATATTCGACGGCGACGGCGAATTCATCACCATGTGGACCGGCATGGGTGGGCCGAATGACATATCGCAGGGCTCGGACGGTAACTTCTACATCTGCGAGCAGGCCGCCGACGACAATCCCTCACGCCTCACCATCCGGGACGGCGACGGCGAGGTGCTGGCCCGATGGGACCTTCTTCGCCACGCCCACGGCCTATGGGTCGACTCCCAGGGCGACATATATCTCGGACTGACGACAAGCCACAGCGTGGACAAGTACGTGCGCGTAAGCTAACACTTCCGTCTTAATTCTAGGAGGAATCGAACATGAGCAAGTTCTACGATGAAGCGCTGCTGCCCGACGAGCTCCGACGCAGCCACGACGTCTACGACCGGATACGTGAGATCGGCATTCCGCTCGGCAGCTTCGACGAGGACGTCGTGTCACTGCAGGGAGCGGGAATAGCGGGTGCTGTCGTCCACGAGAGCGGCCTTGTGTACCTGTCCGGCACGACCGGCGGATCCCTTCCGATGAACGACGACGGAGAGCGCATCCAGCACGGCATCCAGGGAGCGCAGGATGCGGCCGACGTGCTGATCCGCAGGCTTCATTGGACACTGAGCTGTGGCGGTGAAGGCGACCTCAACGACGTCCTGTACACCGTGAAGGCGCTGGGCATGGTGGTCTCTCCGGGTGGCGGAGCAAGCAGTGCCGCGCCCGCTGTCACGAACGGCTTCTCATTCAGGTGGCACTCGGTCTTTGGCGGACCGCAAAGTAGCTATGCCGAGAACGGCGTCGACGCAGGCGGATTTGCCGGAATCCACGCGAGGAGCGCGTTAGGAGGGTTCGACGGCAGATTCTCCATAGAGCCGGAGATAATCGTGGCGGTCCCCGCTGCACTGACGCGTGAGATCATCACGAACAGAGGCTGGGTATTTCCATTGCCGCCCGTGATGCTCGAAAAGGTGAGGGCCGCAAGGAGCTAGTTGGAGGCTGGGGACGAGGGCTAGATGCCTCCGAATCCTCCCCACTCCCAGGGATGGAAGCCGGTGCCGCCACAGAACGGGCAGACGCCAGCGGCGCCGGTGCCCCGGATCATGTACACGAACGCGAAGACGGCCATTCCAGCCGCAATCTTGCTGGCCGAAAACTTCTTCAGAAGCTCATACGCCTTCTTCATGCCATCCTCCTGAGGTAACTACCCCTACATTGAACAGTAGCCAAGGCACCCGCCACTGTCAAGGGGATCCGGAAGGTAGAAGGATACCCAATTATCCCCTCTCCCTCAGGGAGAGGGCTAGGGTGAGGGTGAAAACACTGCCCTCCAAACTGCCCCAATCTCTGGAACCGGGCGGTAAGTGATTGGAGCGCGGGCGTCTCGCCCGCAGGTCTTCGTTCACCCACCAAACTGCCCCAGTCTCAGAACAGACATGTCTTTCTATGGCGTCACGTAACGGTCACTGCTCTCCCTGTGAGATCAAACTATCTTATGATCGCTGACCACCACTCGAAGAGAGGATCCCTGCTCCTGGGAATATAGCTAGCTCCCGACCGCATTGCGATCATGGCGGTACGCAAGTCAGTGTCTGTAACGTGACCAACGTCGGCCCACAGTTTCAGAAGTTCCAGAGTGGAGACTAGCTGTACAGAAGGAATGCGTTCGCCAAACACCCGACGGGCTTTGCGATCGTCAGTCGCCACGGAGCATCCTCTATGGAAGGCGAGTGCACCGGTCACGGCCTCGCCGTCGTCAACCAAGGTAGCCAGTTCGACGAATGTGGCCCGTTCAACAGTGCGTTCAAGGTCGATGACGTGGATCAAACCGTCAGCTATCAGGGGAGATACGTCAACGGGTACTGGCTCATCGTGTCCACTTTCGGTGTTGGGTATCCATGTGTAGATCGCTTCGTGCTCGAGCACATACTGAACTACCTGGAGCCGTACGTCGATTGCGACGGTGATCTCTCGGAGACACCCGGTTGCATACAGGTTGAGGAGACAACTGGCGCCCAATACAAGACACCCAGTGGGGTTAGTCACGGTTGCCTGTTCACCTTGAGGTTACTATCCGAGGAGGCTGCCGGTGAGGTCGATGGACAGCGATTCAAGGTCTCCTTCATCACAAAGGTGCGGCGTGTGGGTCAACCTCTGTACTGTCCGCCTTGCAGATACCCGGTCAACCCTCAGAAGTCGAGATAACTCTCCCTCCGTGAGCTGGCCCTCTTCATAAGAACGGATAGCGAGGAATTGGTAACGTAGTGGGAGCAACTGGTCGCTGTCGTTGCGGCGTGACAGCCCCAACTGCTCCTGGGCCTCTCGCACCCTGAACCCTCTGTCCCTGAGCCTGTCCCATGTTCCTCCCGGAAGGAGGCGCAGCTCCTCCAGGCGCAGTGTAACCGCCTCGATCGATACGAAGTAGTAATCAGCGATACGGACTACATCCGCCATGGTCACCTCGCCCGCCGCGGCCCGAGACATCTCGTTGAATCTGCGTCTCAGACCCGCTGCCGGCATGAGGAAGCAACCAGCGAAAGCGTCAGCGAATCTTTCCTGTACCGGAACACGCCTGTACACACCCAGTATCGAAATCTCCGAGTGGAACCGGCTAGTCAGGAAGTGTCCATATTCGTGGGCCATCGACCATCTGCGACGTTCCTCCGGGTGCTGAGCATTTACGGCGATGCAGCCCCCGAGTTCCTGCGCGTATGAGAAGATTCCAGCGACTCGCGATGGCAGTTTCATGGAGAAGACGCGCATGGCGACGTCGTTCTCAAGCATCTCTCTGAGGTTCAGGACCGGTCCGTCTCCAAGGCCCAATCTGTTGCGTTCCGCCGACGCCACGTCTTCTGCCGAGTCTTCAGGCGAAGTGACATTGATCGAATACTCCGGGATGTAATTTTGGCGAAGAGTCGACCCGTTCAAGTTTTCGAGGTACAGATAGTCTTCACACAGTGTCTGGAACTCTCTGACAGCCTCAGACATATCCTCTTGGGCCTGACGCGACCCAGCTGCTCCTATTGCAGTGCGAAACTGAACGGCAAAGTCCGATATCGGTTCCCTGGAGCCGACGAGGTCACTCACCGTTCTACCGAAGAGACCGACCATATCTATTATCTCGTCAGGGCGGACCCGCCGTTCGCCCTTCTCCAGGGCCGTAACCGTCGTTCGCGCCAGGGAAAGAGCGTCCGCCACCTCCTGCTGAGTGAGCCCCCTCGCCTTCCGCGCTTCTTGGATTCGGCGACCTAGCAGTCTCGGATCAATGCCACCAACTTCATACTCTTGCATGGGATCCCCTAAGCCGCTCTCGAGAAGGGAATTGCGAACGATTCCCATTAATGTTCTGACATTGTTGGTCAGTAAGGATATTCTATCGCAATAATGTCAAGTTGGGCTACGCATGTCAGGTATTATGCTGAGTCAAGTGATCGGTCTCACATCCAGTACCATTACAGTCGGTTCTAGAAACAAAGGTGTCCACTCACGCATGAGGGATCAAGGTACAAACACCATGCCGCACCACTACCTCGGAATAGACATCGGCACCACCGCGGTCAAGGCGCTTGTCGTAGATGAACATGGGACCGTCGTCGGAGAGGCCGAGTCGCCCCTCGAGGTGTCGGTTCCGAGGCCGGGCTGGGCGGAGCAGGACCCGTCCGATTGGTGGCAGGGTACGGTCAACGCTGTCAGGGCCGCGTGCGACCAGGCTGGCGTGCGGGAAGTCAGCTCGATCGGGCTTTCAGGGCAGATGCACAGCTCGGTGCTTCTCGACGAATCAGACCATGTGCTGAGACCCGCGATACTCTGGAACGACGTCCGCACCACCGCACAGTGTCGCTCCATAACCGACACGGTTGGCACGGACGGTCTGCGCAGGCTGGTGGGCAATCCCGCTCTCGAGGGATTCACCGCGCCCAAACTGCTGTGGGTGCGCGACGAGGAGCCCGACACATTCGCCCAGACCCGCTCAGTCCTGCTGCCCAAGGACTATGTGCGCCTGCTCCTGACCGGCGAGAAGGCCACCGAGCCTTCCGACGCTGCCGGCACCCTGCTGTTCGACGTGCAACAGGGTCGCTGGTCGGATGAGATGATCACAGCGCTGCAGTTCGACCCTTCGATACTCCCGCCCGTGCATGGCTCTGCAAGCGTGACCGGCGAACTCACCGCGTCCGCCGCGGAGGCCCTCGGCCTGAGGCAGGGCACACCCGTAGTTGGGGGAGGCGCTGACAACGCCGCGGCCGCAGTTGGATCTGGCGTAGTAGGGCAGGGCGCATTGCAGACATCCATCGGCACCTCCGGCGCGGTGGTCGCTCCAATCGAGCAGCCCAGTGTCGATCCCGGAATGCGCATCCACTCGTTCAACCACGCCGACGACGACACCTGGTACCTCATGGGAGTCGTCCTGTCCGCAGGCGCGGCCTTCGACTGGTTCAGACGGACGCTGTCTGCTCTCGACGCTACGCCGCCCACGTACGACGAGCTTACCGCCGAGGCCAACAGCGTCCCACCGGGAGCAGACGGCCTGACGTTCCTGCCGTACCTGACCGGCGAACGCACGCCTCACGCCGACTCGAACGCGCGCGGAGCCTTTGTCGGCATGCACACAGGGCATCATCGAGGCCACCTCGTGCGCGCCGTGATGGAGGGAGTGGTCTTTGCTCTACGGGACTCGCTCGAACTGATGAGGAACCTTGGAGTCGACGCAACCGAGGCCGTGGCAGTCGGCGGCGGTGCGCGCAGCACCTTCTGGCGTCAGATGCAGGCCGACGCTCTCAGCGTACCCGTCGTCACCGTCGGCCCGTCAGGCGGCGCCCCATACGGAGCCGCGGTGCTTGCAGCAGTAGGCTCCGGCGCATTCCCGTCGGTCAGAGGTGCCTGCCAAGCGTGGGTCACACCCCTCGACCGCGCCGAGCCACGCCCAGAGACCGCCACCGCGTACGCGGATGCCTACGACCGCTACCAAAGCCTCTACCCACACCTCAAGCCCCACTTCGCCGAGCAGGCGTAGAGGTCAACACCCTAGCGATCTAGTAGTTCCTTACAGTCGAAGTTCAAGAGCTGTTTAACCTAGTCTGGCCCAGTCTTCGGGAAGTGTCGGAATTGGCCAGCGCTGGTCTGGTCGCCATTTCTCCCAGTCATCGCTGAAAGGCCGTCCCCTGCTCTCGATGGTGGTTATCATTCGATCGGCTTCGTTCCGAATCGACGATAACTGCTCATCTGTGAAGAATCCTCGCGCGATCAGTTCCTCGAATTCGTCCATGTCTTTCCACGACCAAGTCATTTCGGGACGTACAAGAATGTCGAGAGCATAGTCATGGACCTGTATTCCACGACGTAGCCGACGAATCGGGGCTTGAAAGTTCACGTACCAGTTCTTGAACCGCCACTCAGAGTCCCAGAACAGCCAGACTGAATGCCACGAATTCGGAGGAGTCAGCGTTAGGACATGGTTGTCCGGTGATGGCTGCTCCCTGAACTCCCCAAAACCCGAGTTCGGCATTTGCATGTAGATGTCGATACGTTCGGATACGTCGAGGGCGTAGCGATTCTCGATCACGCGAGTAACTGTAGGGGTCATCGGGTGAGAGTACAGTGCGATGTGAGTCGAGCTATCCTCGACGACCGTGACGGGCCGTGCCAGGACGATCCACTCACCCCACATCTCGTACTGGACTATCTGCGTGCCGGGTCTCCAGTACTTGGACTGGGTCACGTACGCTGCCTGATTCCACGACTGTGTCCGTCGCTCCCACTAGCTCGCGATGGGGCGGACGTGAAGAGCTTGTTATCCATCAAGTGTCCCGCTGATCGTTTAACACTTGGCGAGTTACCTCTTCACTTCCGAGCGACGGCGACTAGTCTACGAGCGTTCAGGCCATACTCGCTCCGGTCGAATCCACCATATAGAGCCACTTCATTGAACCCTGCTTCGTACAACCGGTCCTTCAACTCCTGGCCAGAGTAGATAGTTACCTCTAACTGGAATGTGGTAGCCGTGTCACCCTCTATGACGATCCACTCGTTCCTGATGCGAGACCAGTCGTCTACCACTTGCCGCTGTTCTACAAGTATCCGGCCGTCCGGCAACTTCTCAGATCCGGTAGGCGCAAAGACTCTTGCCAGGCACTCCTTTCCGGCCATTTCCATGACGAGTGAACCACCGTATCGGAGACTCTGATACACGTTGCGCAGCACCTGAACATCTTCCCGCCTGTCGTCGAAGTACCCAAACGACGTGAATAGGCTGATGGCCAGATCGAAGGTCTCAGGACGCTCGAAGCTCCGCATGTCCTCCTGTACCCATTCGATGCCGACTCCCTCCTTATGGGCCAGACCCTTTGCTTTTCGCAGCAGGAACGGCGAAAGGTCTAAGCCGGTAACACGGAACCCTCTC is part of the Dehalococcoidia bacterium genome and encodes:
- the xylB gene encoding xylulokinase; the protein is MPHHYLGIDIGTTAVKALVVDEHGTVVGEAESPLEVSVPRPGWAEQDPSDWWQGTVNAVRAACDQAGVREVSSIGLSGQMHSSVLLDESDHVLRPAILWNDVRTTAQCRSITDTVGTDGLRRLVGNPALEGFTAPKLLWVRDEEPDTFAQTRSVLLPKDYVRLLLTGEKATEPSDAAGTLLFDVQQGRWSDEMITALQFDPSILPPVHGSASVTGELTASAAEALGLRQGTPVVGGGADNAAAAVGSGVVGQGALQTSIGTSGAVVAPIEQPSVDPGMRIHSFNHADDDTWYLMGVVLSAGAAFDWFRRTLSALDATPPTYDELTAEANSVPPGADGLTFLPYLTGERTPHADSNARGAFVGMHTGHHRGHLVRAVMEGVVFALRDSLELMRNLGVDATEAVAVGGGARSTFWRQMQADALSVPVVTVGPSGGAPYGAAVLAAVGSGAFPSVRGACQAWVTPLDRAEPRPETATAYADAYDRYQSLYPHLKPHFAEQA
- a CDS encoding class I SAM-dependent methyltransferase; the protein is MREWFEDETFWEELYPFLFSEGKFDGADDEISSVLDLAGLQSGDVLDLACGPGRHATALAKRGFRVTGLDLSPFLLRKAKGLAHKEGVGIEWVQEDMRSFERPETFDLAISLFTSFGYFDDRREDVQVLRNVYQSLRYGGSLVMEMAGKECLARVFAPTGSEKLPDGRILVEQRQVVDDWSRIRNEWIVIEGDTATTFQLEVTIYSGQELKDRLYEAGFNEVALYGGFDRSEYGLNARRLVAVARK
- a CDS encoding DUF402 domain-containing protein, translating into MTQSKYWRPGTQIVQYEMWGEWIVLARPVTVVEDSSTHIALYSHPMTPTVTRVIENRYALDVSERIDIYMQMPNSGFGEFREQPSPDNHVLTLTPPNSWHSVWLFWDSEWRFKNWYVNFQAPIRRLRRGIQVHDYALDILVRPEMTWSWKDMDEFEELIARGFFTDEQLSSIRNEADRMITTIESRGRPFSDDWEKWRPDQRWPIPTLPEDWARLG